A region from the Rubrivirga sp. SAORIC476 genome encodes:
- a CDS encoding RluA family pseudouridine synthase — translation MTPLYLDNHLLVVNKPAGMLSQEDKTGDPDLVTLAKAYLKERFDKPGNVFVGLVHRLDRPTSGVVVLARTSKAAARLSRQFQQRGPDKTYLAVLDGRLGDSPDWMELEDGILERDGGGVRVVPVGSTGSKAARLRVRMLAADGTRSLVEVELLTGRRHQIRAQLAARGASVLGDFRYGRPTPFADGHGIALHAVRLTVEHPTRKEAMTFVAKPPVSWRGHFDRAVAMAVGAR, via the coding sequence GTGACTCCGCTCTACCTCGACAACCACCTCCTCGTCGTCAACAAGCCCGCGGGGATGCTGTCGCAGGAGGACAAGACCGGCGACCCGGACCTCGTGACGCTCGCGAAGGCGTACCTCAAGGAGCGGTTCGACAAGCCAGGCAACGTGTTCGTGGGTCTCGTGCACCGCCTCGACCGGCCCACGAGCGGGGTGGTCGTGCTGGCGCGCACGTCGAAGGCCGCGGCCCGGCTGAGCCGCCAGTTCCAGCAGCGCGGGCCCGACAAGACCTACCTCGCCGTGCTCGACGGCCGCCTCGGCGACTCGCCGGACTGGATGGAGCTGGAGGACGGCATCCTCGAACGCGACGGGGGCGGGGTGCGCGTTGTGCCGGTCGGGTCCACGGGCAGCAAGGCCGCGCGCCTCCGCGTCCGGATGCTAGCCGCCGACGGGACCCGCAGCCTCGTCGAGGTGGAACTGCTGACCGGGCGCAGGCACCAGATCCGGGCGCAACTCGCCGCGCGCGGGGCCTCGGTGCTGGGCGACTTCCGCTACGGCCGCCCGACGCCGTTTGCGGACGGGCACGGCATCGCGCTGCACGCCGTCCGCCTGACCGTGGAGCACCCGACGCGGAAGGAGGCCATGACGTTCGTGGCGAAGCCTCCGGTGTCCTGGCGCGGACACTTCGACCGGGCCGTCGCGATGGCGGTGGGCGCGCGCTAG